In the Deinococcus reticulitermitis genome, one interval contains:
- the nrdR gene encoding transcriptional regulator NrdR — MKCPYCSSLDSRVVNSRPGGDGASIRRRRECLNCARRFTTYERAQLEPLMVVKRSGEREAFNPDKLLRGLALASEKRPVDAAALRAFAYGFEDEVQIGEIPTEEIGRRAMTFLRPLDDVAYIRFASVYREFDSLERFIEEIQGLKEGGAQADKGTEPDHEAP; from the coding sequence GTGAAATGTCCCTACTGCTCCTCGCTGGACTCGCGAGTGGTCAACTCGCGTCCGGGAGGCGACGGCGCGAGCATCCGGCGCCGGCGCGAGTGCCTGAACTGTGCGCGGCGCTTCACGACCTACGAGCGCGCGCAACTCGAGCCGCTGATGGTGGTCAAGCGCAGCGGCGAACGCGAGGCCTTCAACCCCGACAAGCTGCTGCGCGGCCTTGCGCTCGCCAGTGAGAAGCGCCCGGTGGACGCGGCGGCGCTGCGGGCCTTCGCCTACGGGTTTGAGGATGAGGTGCAGATCGGCGAGATTCCCACCGAGGAGATCGGGCGCCGGGCAATGACCTTCCTGCGCCCGCTCGACGACGTGGCCTACATCCGCTTTGCGAGCGTCTACCGCGAGTTCGATAGCCTGGAGCGCTTCATCGAGGAGATTCAGGGCCTCAAGGAGGGCGGCGCGCAGGCGGACAAAGGCACTGAACCGGACCACGAGGCGCCCTGA
- a CDS encoding 1-acyl-sn-glycerol-3-phosphate acyltransferase, with protein MSGALTWPHRRPTLGSRLALAALRAAGWTPLLAPPPGPRLVAAGAPHTADADFWLGLLWKWATRSPVHFVGKHDLFRPPLGLFMRAVGGLPLDRRRARNNFVGAVADVIRREREIVLIVAPEGTRARADHWKTGFYYMARAADVPIGVLVLDWGRKRVGLVGYLTPSGDLEADFAEIRRLLEGVQGRVPGNMTPAYPRPRETNPEE; from the coding sequence GTGAGCGGCGCGCTCACCTGGCCCCACCGCCGGCCGACGCTGGGCTCGCGCCTCGCCCTCGCGGCGCTGCGGGCGGCCGGCTGGACCCCGCTGCTCGCGCCGCCGCCGGGACCGCGCCTGGTCGCTGCCGGAGCGCCCCACACCGCCGACGCCGACTTCTGGCTGGGCCTGCTGTGGAAGTGGGCCACCCGCAGCCCGGTGCATTTTGTGGGCAAGCACGACCTCTTCCGCCCTCCACTGGGGCTGTTCATGCGCGCGGTGGGCGGGCTGCCCCTCGACCGCCGCCGCGCGCGGAACAACTTCGTGGGGGCCGTGGCCGACGTGATCCGGCGAGAGCGCGAGATCGTGCTGATCGTGGCCCCCGAGGGCACGCGCGCCCGCGCCGACCACTGGAAGACCGGCTTTTACTACATGGCGCGCGCCGCCGACGTGCCGATCGGGGTGCTTGTCCTCGACTGGGGCCGCAAACGGGTGGGATTGGTGGGCTACCTCACGCCGAGCGGCGACCTGGAAGCAGATTTTGCCGAGATTCGCCGGCTGCTGGAGGGCGTGCAGGGCCGCGTCCCCGGAAACATGACCCCAGCCTACCCACGCCCGAGGGAAACGAACCCGGAAGAGTAG
- a CDS encoding M16 family metallopeptidase, with the protein MTARPERLPGGLTLLLESDPHAQSVAAGFFVATGARDEAPEEMGASHFLEHLMFKGSQRWSAAELNARLDALGGHANAFTGEEATVYHAAALPEQAGELLATLSELLRPALRPADLEAERGVILEEIAMYAEQPGTRVAEELRAAYWGGHPLGHRILGTPQTVGALSREVLERHWRAHYGADRVTLVVTGAFDEEEVRRWARQELGEWSTPSWAAPGRAPAGPSPWPAPPLHPQTGSVQIIEDPALGRLHAAFALPGLPTAHPLRDAASILGELIGDENGALYWAIVDPGNADSADFAHLDFRDAGVFEGGFSCDPDRATRVLADVRQVLRSAEALITPQAVRRVARKAAVGGLLRAETPQGRLFGLGLDHLATGEVRSAQEQAERLLRVSAQEVQAALKACPLDRWTAVLLGPPGVQAALSSAGGPA; encoded by the coding sequence ATGACGGCGCGGCCCGAGCGGTTGCCCGGCGGCCTGACCCTGCTGCTCGAAAGCGACCCGCACGCCCAGAGCGTCGCGGCGGGCTTTTTCGTGGCGACCGGGGCGCGCGACGAGGCCCCGGAGGAGATGGGCGCGAGCCATTTTCTCGAGCACCTGATGTTCAAGGGCTCGCAGAGGTGGAGCGCCGCCGAGCTGAACGCGCGCCTCGACGCCCTCGGGGGGCACGCCAACGCCTTTACCGGCGAGGAAGCGACCGTGTACCACGCGGCGGCGCTGCCCGAGCAGGCGGGAGAGCTGCTCGCCACCCTCAGCGAACTGCTGCGCCCGGCGCTGCGGCCCGCCGACCTCGAGGCCGAGCGCGGCGTGATCCTCGAAGAGATCGCCATGTACGCCGAGCAGCCCGGCACCCGCGTGGCCGAGGAGCTGCGCGCCGCCTACTGGGGGGGGCACCCCCTTGGGCACCGCATCCTGGGCACGCCGCAGACAGTGGGCGCCCTGAGCCGCGAAGTACTGGAGCGTCACTGGCGCGCGCACTACGGGGCCGACCGGGTCACGCTGGTGGTGACCGGCGCCTTCGACGAGGAGGAGGTGCGCCGCTGGGCGCGTCAGGAGCTGGGGGAATGGAGCACCCCGAGCTGGGCCGCTCCGGGCCGCGCGCCGGCTGGACCTTCGCCCTGGCCCGCGCCCCCCCTTCACCCACAGACGGGAAGCGTCCAGATCATCGAAGACCCGGCGCTCGGGCGCCTGCACGCGGCGTTCGCGTTGCCGGGGCTGCCGACCGCGCACCCGCTGCGGGACGCCGCGTCCATCCTCGGAGAACTCATCGGCGACGAGAACGGAGCGCTCTACTGGGCGATCGTGGATCCCGGAAATGCCGACAGTGCCGACTTCGCGCACCTCGACTTCCGTGACGCGGGCGTCTTCGAGGGCGGGTTCTCCTGCGACCCCGACCGGGCCACGCGGGTGCTCGCGGACGTTCGGCAGGTGCTCAGGAGCGCCGAGGCGCTGATCACGCCGCAGGCGGTACGGCGGGTGGCCCGCAAGGCGGCGGTCGGTGGCCTCTTGCGCGCCGAGACGCCGCAGGGCCGGCTGTTCGGGCTGGGGCTCGATCACCTCGCGACCGGCGAGGTCCGGAGCGCGCAGGAGCAGGCCGAGCGGCTGCTGCGGGTCAGCGCGCAGGAGGTGCAGGCGGCGCTGAAGGCTTGCCCCCTCGACCGCTGGACGGCGGTGCTGCTCGGACCGCCCGGGGTGCAGGCCGCCCTGTCCTCCGCCGGGGGGCCGGCGTGA
- a CDS encoding M16 family metallopeptidase translates to MPAAPPAFPPTVWTLPSGLTVAFERRPGAGFAFDLRLPVGSAHDPVGQEGAGGVLEEWLYKGAGDRGARALQDAFDDLGVRRGGGVSLEATRFSVSGLREDLWPALGLVADVVGRPQLPAHELPALLDLARQDLDSLDESPTDLLAVRARAATFPRAPGDPGAGYGHPVSGTRAGLAALSAAGLRDHLRRFGQAGSVLGVVADAEPGELLARVTELFGEWRPGECRPVQPRFQPGLRLDVPFPDGEQTHLSLVAPGPAPRSAGWLPWQLAITALSGGSASRLFTAVREERGLAYEVSATPLVLGDQGFLSVYAGSTPGHAPETLEVIRAELTRLGDGLGADEFRRAWQTLSTGVVFGAEGLRSRAYALTRDLTLFGRVREVAEVRAEISALSLEEVNAFLKNYHPLAGATTVTLGPPVPAGAPSEAVQAASA, encoded by the coding sequence ATGCCTGCGGCCCCCCCTGCCTTTCCCCCGACCGTCTGGACCCTGCCGAGCGGCCTGACGGTCGCCTTCGAGCGTCGACCCGGCGCGGGCTTCGCCTTCGATCTCCGCTTGCCGGTGGGGAGCGCCCACGACCCGGTGGGACAGGAGGGCGCGGGCGGGGTGCTGGAGGAATGGCTGTACAAGGGGGCCGGGGACCGGGGCGCCCGCGCGCTGCAAGACGCCTTCGACGACCTCGGGGTGCGGCGCGGCGGAGGAGTGAGCCTGGAGGCCACCCGCTTCAGCGTGAGCGGGCTGCGCGAGGACCTGTGGCCGGCGCTCGGGCTGGTGGCGGACGTGGTGGGCCGCCCGCAGCTTCCCGCCCACGAGCTGCCGGCGCTGCTCGACCTCGCCCGCCAGGACCTCGACAGCCTGGACGAGAGCCCCACCGACCTGCTCGCGGTGCGGGCGCGGGCCGCCACCTTTCCCCGCGCGCCCGGGGACCCCGGCGCCGGCTACGGGCACCCGGTCAGCGGCACCCGCGCGGGCCTGGCCGCCCTGAGCGCGGCGGGACTGCGCGACCACCTGCGCCGCTTCGGCCAGGCGGGCAGCGTGCTGGGTGTGGTGGCCGACGCCGAGCCCGGCGAACTGCTCGCGCGGGTCACTGAGCTGTTCGGGGAGTGGCGCCCCGGCGAGTGCCGCCCCGTGCAGCCGCGTTTTCAGCCGGGGCTGCGGCTGGACGTGCCGTTTCCCGACGGCGAGCAGACGCACCTGAGCCTTGTCGCGCCGGGGCCAGCCCCCCGCAGCGCAGGCTGGTTGCCGTGGCAGCTTGCGATCACCGCGCTCTCGGGGGGCAGCGCGAGCCGGCTGTTTACCGCCGTGCGCGAGGAGCGCGGCCTCGCCTACGAGGTGAGCGCGACGCCGCTCGTGCTCGGCGACCAGGGTTTCCTGAGCGTGTATGCGGGCAGCACGCCGGGCCACGCCCCGGAGACGCTCGAGGTGATTCGCGCCGAGCTCACGCGCCTGGGTGACGGCCTGGGCGCCGACGAGTTCCGCCGCGCCTGGCAGACCCTGAGCACCGGCGTCGTCTTCGGGGCTGAGGGTCTGCGCTCCCGCGCCTACGCCCTGACGCGCGACCTCACGCTGTTTGGCCGGGTGCGCGAGGTGGCTGAGGTGCGGGCCGAGATCAGCGCGCTGAGCCTCGAGGAGGTCAATGCCTTCCTGAAGAACTATCACCCGCTGGCTGGGGCAACGACCGTCACGCTCGGTCCCCCGGTGCCCGCCGGGGCCCCCTCCGAGGCGGTTCAGGCGGCGAGCGCATGA
- a CDS encoding Ig-like domain-containing protein, with translation MSPSMLRRQTLPGLALLALLSACGGSQPLPDTTRPQVSLVEVPATVSTDTLRVRAEASDDVGVREVRFYLGEARVAVDPQGPYEASLTFAQDGEYVLKVEAVDGAGNVSEARTQTITVTADRAAPTAEVTVPGAALTAPGRYEITAPGTYAVTVRASDDLALRAVEGTLTLNTAGGTFTQPLRQEVSGRSAEQTLALPPLTAEYNGTHTLTLQAVDAAGRRSAPVTVTLVIALSVTTPTTPAPSPTPGDTERPSVQIVVPTQQVTQAGTYRVRILTSDNVGVTSLTGALTVGGLSIPLSLDPRMTEYDIPVTAAYNGPVTLTVTARDAAGNSATASQTIVVAIL, from the coding sequence ATGTCCCCATCCATGCTCAGAAGGCAGACGCTGCCTGGACTGGCCCTGCTCGCCCTCCTCTCGGCCTGCGGCGGCTCCCAGCCGCTTCCTGACACGACCCGGCCCCAGGTGTCGCTGGTCGAGGTGCCGGCCACCGTCTCGACCGACACGCTGCGGGTGCGGGCCGAGGCGAGCGACGACGTGGGCGTGCGCGAGGTGCGCTTTTACCTGGGTGAGGCACGGGTGGCCGTGGACCCGCAGGGGCCATACGAGGCGTCGCTGACCTTCGCCCAGGACGGCGAATATGTCCTGAAAGTCGAAGCAGTGGACGGAGCAGGCAACGTGAGCGAAGCGCGCACCCAGACCATCACCGTCACGGCGGACCGGGCGGCCCCGACCGCCGAGGTCACGGTGCCGGGCGCCGCCCTCACGGCGCCTGGGCGGTACGAGATCACGGCGCCCGGTACCTACGCCGTCACGGTGCGGGCAAGCGACGACCTCGCGCTGCGGGCGGTGGAAGGCACCCTGACGCTGAACACGGCGGGCGGCACCTTCACTCAGCCCCTTCGCCAGGAGGTGAGCGGCCGGAGTGCCGAGCAGACCCTCGCACTGCCTCCCCTGACGGCCGAGTACAACGGCACCCATACCCTCACCCTCCAGGCCGTCGACGCCGCCGGCCGCCGCAGCGCTCCCGTGACCGTGACGCTCGTCATCGCCCTGTCGGTGACCACCCCGACGACGCCGGCGCCCTCGCCCACGCCGGGAGACACCGAGCGTCCCAGCGTTCAGATCGTGGTTCCCACCCAGCAGGTCACCCAGGCCGGCACCTACCGCGTGCGGATCCTGACCTCCGACAATGTCGGCGTGACCAGCCTGACCGGGGCGCTGACGGTCGGCGGGCTGAGCATTCCCCTGAGCCTCGACCCACGCATGACCGAGTACGACATCCCCGTCACGGCGGCTTACAACGGCCCGGTCACCCTGACCGTCACCGCGCGCGACGCTGCTGGCAACAGCGCCACGGCCTCCCAGACGATTGTGGTCGCCATTCTCTGA
- a CDS encoding serine/threonine-protein kinase translates to MPLDPGTRLAGRYELLTLLGEGGSAQVYRAQDTLLGREVALKVMHAHLPESDHSRFLREVRTLARLTHPGVVAVLDLGQEPDAGRPFFTMPLLTGGPVTALGPLEDAPQPLGRFLKAASFAAEALHYVHAHGIVHRDLTPGNVLLDASGLPRLMDFGLVALSDHTRHLTRSGVTLGTPVYMAPEQAKGLSVDARSDLYALGAVLYRVACGSPPFSGDSDQSVLYQHVYEPVPDPRDLNPAVPDSVARVLLWLLAKRPEDRPQSGEALAHLFALARQGVWRTHARGQYRGGRARTGEHPDGPARVSGMRERWSVALPGEVTWPAAVVGEGELIAVGTRGGQLVLTHTSGRPFATYAARDEVTAPATFLEDQILYGAWDGTLRRVALPSGQEVWRHQARAEFTGAPTVWGGRVLAPSRDGHLHALSLETGELDWAYRAGGPLAASPLIWAGAALQCDENGWLHALDARSGTPLWKVEVGTVHATPALLPGPPGEATLVIATWEGEVHALSLHIQGGRAALRPPDPILWTYDVEDEVWASPAVTRLSQAPAPEAAALIAAGGAGAGVVVVAGWGGAVRALRLTDGEDLWSRALEGRVTASPVFSAGLVFLASEAGELLALDLATGEVRWSGRERCGVQATPLAANGSLYVAFMDGTLRAYRPVPNELPPPLPPRPPTSR, encoded by the coding sequence ATGCCGCTGGACCCAGGAACCCGGCTGGCCGGGCGCTACGAACTGCTGACCCTGCTTGGTGAGGGGGGCAGCGCCCAGGTCTACCGGGCCCAGGACACGCTGCTGGGGCGCGAGGTCGCCCTCAAGGTGATGCACGCACACCTGCCCGAGTCGGACCACAGCCGCTTTCTGCGCGAGGTCCGCACGCTCGCCCGGCTGACCCACCCCGGTGTGGTGGCGGTGCTCGACCTCGGGCAGGAGCCGGACGCGGGGCGGCCCTTTTTCACCATGCCGCTGCTGACGGGCGGCCCGGTCACGGCCCTCGGCCCGCTGGAGGACGCGCCGCAACCGCTGGGCCGGTTTCTGAAGGCGGCGTCCTTCGCGGCGGAGGCGCTGCATTATGTCCACGCGCACGGCATCGTCCACCGCGACCTCACGCCCGGCAACGTGCTGCTCGACGCGTCGGGGCTGCCGCGCCTGATGGATTTCGGACTGGTGGCGCTCTCCGACCACACCCGGCACCTCACGCGCAGCGGCGTGACCCTGGGCACGCCCGTCTATATGGCTCCCGAGCAGGCCAAGGGGCTCAGCGTGGACGCACGCAGCGACCTGTATGCGCTGGGCGCGGTCCTGTACCGGGTGGCGTGCGGGTCGCCGCCCTTTTCCGGCGACAGCGACCAGAGCGTGCTCTACCAGCACGTCTACGAGCCGGTGCCCGACCCGCGCGACCTCAACCCCGCCGTGCCCGACAGCGTGGCGCGCGTGCTGCTGTGGCTGCTCGCCAAGCGCCCAGAAGACCGCCCGCAGAGCGGCGAGGCCCTCGCGCACCTGTTCGCCCTCGCGCGCCAGGGCGTGTGGCGCACGCACGCCCGGGGGCAGTACCGGGGGGGACGCGCACGCACCGGCGAGCACCCCGATGGCCCGGCGCGCGTCTCGGGCATGCGCGAGCGCTGGAGCGTCGCCCTGCCCGGCGAGGTGACCTGGCCCGCCGCCGTGGTCGGCGAGGGCGAGCTGATCGCGGTCGGCACGCGCGGCGGGCAGCTCGTGCTGACCCACACCTCGGGCCGGCCCTTTGCCACCTACGCGGCCCGCGACGAGGTGACCGCCCCGGCCACCTTTCTCGAAGACCAGATCCTCTACGGCGCCTGGGACGGCACGCTGCGCCGGGTCGCGCTGCCGAGCGGGCAGGAGGTCTGGCGCCACCAGGCCCGCGCAGAATTTACCGGGGCGCCCACCGTCTGGGGCGGGCGGGTGCTCGCGCCGAGCCGCGACGGCCACCTCCACGCCCTGAGTCTGGAGACCGGCGAGCTCGACTGGGCCTACCGCGCCGGGGGGCCGCTCGCCGCCAGTCCGCTGATCTGGGCCGGCGCCGCGCTGCAATGCGACGAGAACGGCTGGCTGCACGCCCTCGACGCCCGCAGCGGCACGCCGCTCTGGAAGGTCGAGGTCGGCACAGTCCACGCGACCCCAGCGCTGCTGCCTGGACCCCCCGGCGAGGCGACGCTGGTGATCGCCACCTGGGAAGGTGAGGTCCACGCGCTCTCGCTGCACATTCAGGGCGGGCGCGCGGCCCTGCGGCCCCCGGACCCGATCCTCTGGACCTACGACGTTGAGGACGAGGTGTGGGCGTCTCCCGCGGTGACCCGCCTGAGCCAGGCTCCGGCCCCTGAGGCCGCCGCGCTGATCGCCGCCGGGGGCGCCGGGGCCGGCGTGGTGGTGGTGGCTGGCTGGGGCGGCGCGGTCCGGGCGCTGCGGCTCACGGACGGCGAGGATCTGTGGAGCCGCGCCCTGGAGGGCCGCGTGACGGCCAGTCCGGTGTTCTCGGCCGGCCTCGTCTTTCTCGCGTCGGAGGCCGGGGAACTGCTGGCCCTCGACCTCGCGACCGGGGAGGTGCGCTGGAGCGGGCGCGAGCGCTGCGGGGTCCAGGCCACCCCGCTCGCCGCGAACGGCAGCCTCTACGTGGCGTTCATGGACGGGACCCTGCGGGCCTACCGCCCTGTCCCGAACGAACTGCCGCCCCCCCTCCCCCCTCGCCCGCCAACTTCCCGCTGA
- a CDS encoding DUF488 family protein, whose product MPAPTLFTIGYEDAELHDFLDTLRAAGVELVVDTRERAQSRRRGYSKTALSTALEEQGIAYRHLRALGTPPELRKAYKLGHDFGALKAGYTLHLATQGEVLEELGALAAQQRTALLCYERESGECHRSLIAARLQALGLVGEVEDLQPPRRGAR is encoded by the coding sequence ATGCCTGCGCCCACCCTCTTCACCATCGGCTACGAGGACGCCGAGCTGCACGACTTCCTGGACACCCTGCGCGCGGCGGGCGTGGAACTCGTCGTGGACACCCGCGAGCGCGCGCAGAGCCGGCGCCGGGGCTACAGCAAGACGGCGCTGAGTACTGCATTGGAGGAGCAGGGAATCGCCTACCGTCACCTGCGGGCGCTGGGGACGCCGCCTGAGCTGCGTAAGGCGTACAAACTTGGTCACGATTTCGGGGCGCTGAAGGCAGGCTATACCCTCCATCTCGCCACGCAGGGAGAGGTTCTCGAAGAACTCGGCGCCCTCGCCGCCCAGCAGCGCACGGCCCTGCTGTGCTACGAACGCGAGAGCGGCGAGTGCCACCGCTCGCTGATCGCGGCCCGCCTTCAGGCGCTCGGTCTGGTGGGCGAGGTGGAGGACCTCCAGCCGCCGAGGCGCGGCGCCCGCTGA